One segment of Macrotis lagotis isolate mMagLag1 chromosome 1, bilby.v1.9.chrom.fasta, whole genome shotgun sequence DNA contains the following:
- the C1H5orf47 gene encoding uncharacterized protein C5orf47 homolog: MASPSAGRLPRCVYVNCFGSHRCGSAILYEGRGSWRLRRLEAGGSPAEPALPETPGGPGASRASSRGTPAPGAREPPELPGQAGRRRPGRPSRRALPGPDSVSDIFELYIPLNEAAKITKKKKKIQKRSCSILDGPFKHAVWDSVYKVISKMLNENEKIRDRMNFKQGCVENGDLAQSTEEESSHL; the protein is encoded by the exons ATGGCATCGCCCTCCGCGGGGCGGCTGCCGCGCTGCGTGTACGTGAACTGCTTCGGCTCCCACCGCTGCGGGAGCGCCATCCTCTACGAGGGCCGAGGATCGTGGAGGCTGCGGCGGCTCGAGGCCGGGGGCAGCCCCGCCGAGCCGGCCCTGCCCGAGACACCCGGGGGCCCGGGGGCGAGCCGGGCGTCCAGCCGGGGAACCCCGGCGCCCGGGGCCCGGGAGCCGCCGGAGCTGCCAGGCCAGGCCGGGCGCCGCCGACCGGGGAGGCCCTCGAGGAGGGCGCTGCCCGGGCCAG ATAGTGTCAGTGATATATTTGAACTCTACATACCTTTGAATGAAGCTGCTAAAAtcacaaagaagaagaaaaag ATACAGAAGAGAAGCTGTAGCATTTTGGATGGACCCTTTAAG CATGCAGTTTGGGACAGCGTATACAAAGTGATTTCCAAGAtgctgaatgaaaatgaaaaaatcagagaCAGAATGAACTTCAAACAAGGTTGTGTTGAAA ATGGTGATCTGGCCCAGAGTACAGAAGAAGAGTCTTCTCATCTCT